From a region of the Oryza sativa Japonica Group chromosome 6, ASM3414082v1 genome:
- the LOC136357088 gene encoding putative F-box/FBD/LRR-repeat protein At5g44950 translates to MARKGKDLISQLPDDILVHILSMVRYKEAVRTTVVSRRWKHLHTKLPAVSFTMSVLGLQGSPLSTQSKQRVESMARTLRRRCAGPDHDTVQRLRLSYRKDVPMECRYADEFIALAAASSLVLFLNCPKNLRNNDAGPWSLHLPAATPCLSMESCWYSVRPPHVHGPGASALKSLTFKDSFMVLHPGYLQDTAFPSLEELQISGCTLSGSIEITSATMPRLKHLRIVDVSIISLGTEAAITVLADELATLRVSCHDGGKPDPPASHEMLCVETPFRASFTEYSCFRLRAPKLRVFEWRCSYAKEVRVDAVGRLSDVVIELFAGRLPRCYNEAKRFLQMEDCDKLMKHILQGIMPGRWKYVQRLSSDSQLR, encoded by the exons atggcgaggaAAGGCAAGGACCTAATCAGCCAGCTGCCCGACGACATCCTAGTGCACATCCTGTCGATGGTCCGCTACAAGGAAGCGGTGCGAACCACCGTGGTGTCGCGGCGGTGGAAGCACCTCCACACCAAGCTCCCCGCCGTGTCGTTCACCATGTCGGTGCTCGGGCTCCAGGGCTCCCCCTTGTCCACGCAGAGCAAGCAGCGCGTCGAGAGCATGGCGCGCACGCTTCGCCGGCGCTGCGCGGGGCCAGACCACGACACCGTGCAGCGGCTCCGTCTGTCCTACCGCAAGGACGTGCCCATGGAGTGCCGGTACGCCGACGAGTTcatcgcgctcgccgccgcgtcgtcgttgGTGCTGTTCCTCAACTGCCCAAAGAACCTACGTAACAACGACGCCGGGCCGTGGTCCTTGCATCTGCCGGCTGCCACCCCCTGCTTGTCAATGGAATCGTGCTGGTACTCGGTGAGGCCGCCTCACGTCCATGGCCCCGGCGCCAGCGCACTCAAGTCGCTCACCTTCAAAGACAGCTTCATGGTGCTCCACCCAGGCTATCTCCAGGACACCGCCTTCCCGTcgctggaggagctccagaTCTCCGGCTGCACCCTCTCCGGCAGCATCGAGATCACGTCGGCCACCATGCCGCGCCTCAAGCACCTCCGCATCGTCGATGTCAGCATCATCTCGCTCGGCACGGAGGCCGCAATCACCGTCCTCGCCGATGAGCTGGCCACGCTGCGCGTGTCCTGCCACGACGGCGGCAAGCCCGACCCGCCGGCCAGTCACGAGATGCTCTGCGTGGAGACGCCCTTCCGCGCCAGCTTCACCGAGTACTCGTGCTTCCGCCTGCGCGCCCCCAAGCTGCGGGTGTTCGAATGGCGCTGCAGCTACGCCAAGGAGGTGCGCGTCGACGCCGTCGGCCGCCTCTCCGACGTCGTGATCGAGCTGTTCGCCGGCAGGCTGCCTCGGTGCTACAACGAGGCCAAGAGGTTCCTGCAAATGGAGGATTGCGACAAGTTGATGAAGCACATCCTGCAAGGGATCATGCCTGGCCGCTGGAAGTACGTCCAAAG GCTATCTAGCGACAGCCAATTACGCTAA